The Porites lutea chromosome 11, jaPorLute2.1, whole genome shotgun sequence genome includes a region encoding these proteins:
- the LOC140953266 gene encoding zinc finger MYM-type protein 1-like — translation MFHLHSLKEPPPKRMCETINFTSEVEATISSQESQPPPIQRQVDQSTASEAVEINVTEPFQPADFNFPKKHCGKQNRAFQSKWFSEFPWLHYNEQSDSVLCFICMQQNAKSNLRAARSKEVCFISKGFSNWKKALARFKEHQVSECHKIAIDYEKNLSRTCGNVWEMSSDAAKKAMESNRICFIKVIECLQYLARQGQAMLGDTDDESNFIQLLKLGGKDQPLLLKWLERKEDRYTSHDIQNEIIAIMANHVIRDLVSEIRGGFFSIICDESTDISNEEQLTICIRWVDKELQAHDDFLGFYNVPDIGAETIVSAIKNVLLKLQLSLVNCRGQCYDGASNMMGHKTGVAKRIQDLQPKAYPTHCHGHSLSLSVKDTTLLSDTMDTAKEIVSLIKFSPKRENLLGEIKENVEGPESEAKGILGLCPTRWTVRASCFQRILDNYAALLQEWTISLDEKLQSDIRGRIIGCQAQMNTFDFFFGLNLGQRLFSHTDNLSRTLQQTKMSALSGKRVACLTKDVLQKMPNDTSFRSFYDVVLLKSKSYPSMSGPMLPRRTRAPRRIEIDTGEPTYPVTAQDYYRRIYFEAIDLMMNAIDQRFDQPSFDTYAKMESLLIKTLNSQDKSEELKFMEKLYNDDVNISVLTAQMEILQVLVKDGDHFCFDDIIVKIKELPNPEREMIKEVITLCKLILVNPATSAAGERSFSTARRLKTWLRSRMNQERFSNLTVLNIHKERTDRLSTIDIANEFTDRNTNRKRNFGTFRVNDVP, via the coding sequence ATGTTTCATTTACATTCTTTAAAAGAGCCTCCACCCAAAAGAATGTGCGAAACAATCAACTTCACTAGTGAAGTAGAAGCCACAATATCCAGTCAAGAGTCGCAGCCTCCTCCAATCCAACGACAAGTTGATCAGTCGACAGCCAGCGAAGCTGTAGAGATCAATGTAACGGAACCATTCCAACCTGCGGATTTCAACTTTCCAAAAAAGCATTGTGGCAAACAGAATCGCGCATTTCAATCCAAGTGGTTTTCGGAATTTCCCTGGCTACACTATAATGAGCAAAGCGATTCTGTGTTGTGTTTCATTTGCATGCaacaaaatgcaaaatcaaATCTTCGAGCTGCCAGAAGTAAGGAAGTCTGCTTTATTTCTAAAGGGTTTTCAAACTGGAAAAAGGCGTTGGCGCGATTCAAGGAGCATCAAGTGTCTGAATGCCACAAAATAGCTATTGACTATGAAAAAAACCTTTCCAGAACTTGCGGAAATGTGTGGGAAATGTCCAGTGATGCAGCAAAAAAGGCAATGGAGTCTAACCGTATATGCTTCATTAAAGTCATTGAATGTTTGCAGTATCTTGCCCGGCAAGGACAGGCTATGCTGGGTGATACCGATGATGAATCAAACTTTATTCAGTTACTTAAACTAGGAGGGAAAGACCAGCCTCTTCTTTTAAAATGGTTAGAGAGGAAAGAAGACAGATACACCTCACACGATattcaaaatgaaataattgCCATCATGGCGAATCATGTCATCCGTGATCTGGTATCGGAAATCAGGGGTGGCTTTTTCTCAATCATATGCGACGAGTCCACAGATATCAGTAACGAGGAACAACTAACCATCTGCATTCGATGGGTTGACAAAGAGTTACAGGCCCACGATGATTTCCTCGGGTTTTACAATGTACCTGACATCGGCGCGGAGACTATAGTGTCGGCTATAAAAAATGTGTTATTGAAACTACAGTTATCATTAGTTAATTGTAGGGGACAGTGCTATGATGGAGCCAGCAACATGATGGGACATAAAACTGGTGTGGCGAAAAGAATCCAGGACCTCCAACCAAAGGCTTATCCTACTCACTGTCATGGACACTCACTCAGCTTAAGTGTAAAGGATACCACGTTGTTATCAGACACTATGGACACAGCAAAAGAAATCGTTTCCCTCATAAAGTTTTCACCAAAACGAGAAAATCTCCTGggggaaataaaagaaaacgtaGAAGGCCCTGAATCTGAAGCCAAGGGCATACTTGGCCTTTGCCCCACTAGATGGACAGTACGCGCAAGCTGTTTTCAGCGAATCCTAGACAATTATGCAGCTCTTCTTCAGGAGTGGACAATTTCCCTTGATGAGAAACTCCAGTCCGATATACGTGGAAGGATCATTGGATGCCAAGCGCAAATGAACACTTTTGACTTCTTTTTCGGGTTGAATTTAGGACAGCGGCTGTTTTCTCACACAGATAACTTATCAAGAACCTTACAGCAAACAAAGATGTCAGCTCTAAGTGGCAAACGAGTAGCTTGTCTTACAAAAGACGTTCTGCAGAAGATGCCAAACGATACGAGCTTCAGATCATTTTATGATGTAGTTTTACTGAAAAGTAAAAGCTATCCCTCCATGAGTGGACCGATGTTACCAAGGAGAACTCGCGCGCCAAGAAGAATTGAAATTGACACTGGAGAGCCAACATATCCTGTGACCGCACAAGACTATTACAGGCGAATATACTTTGAAGCTATTGACTTGATGATGAACGCTATTGACCAGCGGTTTGACCAGCCAAGCTTTGATACGTATGCAAAGATGGAGTCTCTCTTAATTAAGACCCTCAATTCGCAGGACAAATCCGAAGAGCTAAAGTTTATGGAAAAACTGTACAACGATGATGTTAATATTTCAGTGTTAACCGCCCAGATGGAAATTTTACAAGTGCTGGTGAAGGATGgtgatcatttttgttttgacgACATCATAGTAAAAATTAAAGAGCTACCCAACCCAGAACGGGAAATGATAAAAGAAGTTATCACGTTATGTAAGCTGATTCTCGTAAATCCAGCAACAAGTGCAGCCGGTGAAAGATCCTTTTCGACTGCCCGGAGGCTAAAAACATGGCTCCGTTCAAGAATGAACCAGGAACGATTCAGTAACCTGACAGTTTTAAACATACACAAAGAAAGAACGGACAGGCTTTCCACCATTGACATAGCAAACGAATTTACCGACCGCAACACAAACAGAAAGCGTAATTTTGGCACTTTTCGAGTAAATGATGTACCGTAA
- the LOC140952788 gene encoding galanin receptor type 1-like: protein MKQVTPVTATLNDTFNTTMLPKTSKTEVLTSIPEPPGMTVTRLALFGVVFVAAMIGNFFVFTASFRNRRLRTFTYCLIMNLAISDFISILGVPFLIVNEELQPTWIYGSFLCKFINPTQVVCGLVTTNIHVAIAIDRYFSIVRRSFRYSSAPHCRSHKGFMVVLLIWVMAIVCALPAYTFRKLISFTSAKSGLKVEFCIELFPSMGDIKLGWRHIYSVFLFFINYLLPISISTVLYGIIVRHLKKTELKRRKSGRKISQSSGSEPKNSDLCHTTTYLERRFIFMAVVIVIIFFVCYLPFQVVFLLFEFNYGVSWPYIRIVTKIIYFLTWLPNALNPLCYGAMDQRYASAFRRICASIQNTNEKKNQNNSLSRGQSARLTEEEV from the coding sequence ATGAAACAAGTCACTCCAGTCACCGCAACATTGAACGACACCTTTAATACGACAATGCTTCCGAAAACAAGCAAGACAGAGGTCCTGACATCTATCCCTGAACCACCTGGAATGACTGTGACAAGACTTGCTCTTTTTGGAGTAGTATTTGTAGCCGCCATGATTGGAAACTTCTTCGTATTTACTGCGTCTTTCAGAAATCGTCGACTTCGTACATTCACCTATTGTCTTATCATGAACCTTGCTATCAGTGACTTTATAAGCATTCTCGGAGTTCCGTTTCTGATTGTAAACGAAGAGCTTCAACCAACCTGGATATACGGCTCATTTCTCTGCAAGTTTATTAACCCAACACAGGTTGTTTGCGGATTAGTGACCACGAACATCCACGTTGCTATAGCAATCGATCGATATTTTTCCATCGTTCGGCGCTCATTTCGATATAGTTCGGCTCCACACTGCCGATCACATAAAGGATTTATGGTTGTGCTACTTATTTGGGTTATGGCAATTGTTTGTGCTCTTCCCGCTTACACCTTCAGAAAGCTCATTTCTTTTACTTCTGCTAAGTCAGGCTTGAAAGTGGAGTTTTGCATAGAGTTGTTCCCATCAATGGGTGATATAAAACTTGGATGGCGTCACATCTActccgttttcctttttttcatcaATTACTTGCTTCCTATTTCTATTTCGACGGTTCTCTATGGTATAATTGTTCGTCATTTGAAGAAAACAGAACTGAAGCGGAGAAAATCAGGACGAAAAATAAGTCAAAGCAGCGGCAGTGAACCCAAAAATTCAGATCTTTGTCACACGACTACTTATCTCGAAAGGCGTTTTATCTTCATGGCTGTAGTCATAGTCATCATATTTTTCGTTTGTTATTTACCTTTCCAAGTTGTTTTTCTGCTCTTTGAGTTCAACTATGGAGTTTCATGGCCGTACATTCGTAttgttacaaaaataatttattttcttacttGGCTTCCAAATGCGTTGAATCCACTATGCTATGGAGCCATGGACCAACGCTACGCATCGgcttttagaaggatttgtgcATCAATCCAAAATACCAACGAAAAAAAGAACCAGAATAATTCCCTTTCGCGAGGACAATCAGCCAGACTTACAGAAGAAGAAGTATAG
- the LOC140951921 gene encoding uncharacterized protein: MNESEIYYADFLKKEDLTGKWRFYWASLDCKGIYFYLGKTLEQNGNFQQFIELTPGSRCVLAKRRMYSFRFKLLTEEASYTLKCDSILRRHRWMYMINLVVRGRPREPPPNSLNCLVITDATDNNTSNDDEKDSLKSSGFTRTFSFRKIKSWKNQNNSLPPARCLRKNENTIKENCQKTSYIDCSFNFAENLAYFDD, from the coding sequence ATGAATGAGTCAGAAATTTATTATGCAGATTTCTTGAAGAAAGAAGACCTCACTGGTAAATGGCGGTTTTACTGGGCTTCGCTTGATTGTAAAGGGATTTATTTTTACTTGGGGAAAACTCTAGAACAAAACGGCAATTTTCAGCAGTTTATCGAGCTCACTCCAGGATCGAGATGTGTGTTGGCCAAGCGACGAATGTACAGCTTTCGTTTCAAACTGCTCACTGAGGAAGCGTCTTACACGTTGAAATGCGACTCGATTTTACGAAGACATCGATGGATGTACATGATAAACCTAGTTGTGAGGGGCCGACCGCGAGAACCTCCACCAAATTCTTTAAATTGTCTGGTTATCACCGACGCTACCGACAATAATACGAGCAATGATGACGAAAAAGACTCCTTGAAATCTTCAGGTTTTACTCGTACATTTTCATTCAGAAAGATCAAGAGCTGGAAGAACCAAAATAACAGCCTTCCACCGGCTCGATGTTTACGCAAGAACGAGAACACGATTAAGGAGAATTGTCAGAAAACCTCTTATATTGATTGCAGCTTTAACTTTGCGGAGAACTTGGCATACTTCGACGATTAG
- the LOC140952375 gene encoding serine beta-lactamase-like protein LACTB, mitochondrial, with product MAAASLQKIRRQFQFLAKNRFGILRCLNNSRSLPSTSKGKTPPNAAFLLGFGLAGLIGFSGLYQKKKLKLLKRANATSVERKLDALKNQHAVPKEQNPSISHGYPWTLQSAIDESRSIIQCMKEERGIPGVSIAVSVDGKTVWSEGFGFADVENRVLCTSKTVMRIASISKPLTTTAAAKLWEEGKLDLDAAIQTYVTSFPTKTFNGSTATLTTRHLLSHLGGIRHYDKTQCNKENKTNTDNKSVKNSSKEEVSVSRDKEQEVITSRSRRRREFSFEEYYIKDHYKTVSEALSLFKDDPLLSVPGTTYLYTTHGWTLLSAVIEKAANQDFLSLMKKLFKDLGMENTCAEFNDVIIYNRARFYRRNENGHLVNAPYVDNSYKWAGGGFMSTAEDLVQFGNSMLYAKQTDHNRNTAGCLPGFLKPETVTELWKVAANTEGQGHRDGGYGLGWVVIPEKQDFGACHHQSETILHGGGAVGASSILLIRPTTCNEQLPKGVVIAVLVNLQEMNLQKTAIAIAACFEKTQL from the exons ATGGCGGCCGCATCTCTACAGAAAATACGAAGACAATTTCAATTCCTTGCAAAGAATAGGTTTGGTATTTTACGGTGTCTTAATAACAGTAGAAGCTTACCAAGTACTTCAAAAGGGAAGACACCACCAAACGCCGCTTTCTTGCTTGGATTTGGTCTCGCTGGGTTAATTGGATTTTCGGGTctttatcaaaagaaaaagctgAAGCTTTTAAAGAGAGCAAACGCCACAAGTGTCGAAAGAAAGTTGGATGCGCTGAAAAATCAACATGCAGTTCCA AAGGAACAAAATCCCAGCATTTCTCATGGTTATCCTTGGACCCTACAATCAGCAATAGATGAATCACGATCCATCATTCAGTGTATGAAGGAAGAGCGTGGCATTCCTGGGGTATCTATTGCTGTGAGTGTAGATGGAAAAACTGTGTGGAGTGAAGGATTTGGCTTTGCAGATGTTGAAAACAGAGTTTTATGTACCAGCAAAACTGTTATGAGAATAGCAAGCATTAGTAAACCACTAACTACAACAGCTGCAG CTAAACTGTGGGAAGAAGGAAAGCTGGACCTTGATGCTGCAATTCAAACTTATGTAACTTCATTTCCGACAAAGACATTTAATGGGTCCACAGCAACCCTCACAACAAGACATCTTCTTTCACATCTTGGTGGAATAAGACATTATGATAAAACACAGTGtaataaggaaaacaaaacaaacacagatAATAAG AGTGTGAAAAATTCATCCAAAGAAGAAGTTTCAGTTTCTAGGGACAAAGAACAGGAAG TGATTACTAGCAGAAGTAGAAGAAGACGAGAGTTTTCTTTTGAGGAATACTACATTAAG GACCATTATAAAACAGTATCAGAGGCTTTGTCACTGTTTAAAGATGACCCATTGTTGTCTGTTCCTGGTACAACCTATTTATACACCACCCATGGATGGACTTTGTTGAGTGCTGTCATAGAGAAAGCAGCTAATCAGGATTTCCTTTCTTTAAtgaaaaaactgtttaaagatCTTGGGATGGAAAACACTTGTGCTGAATTCAATGATGTCATTATTTACAACAGGGCAAG ATTTTATAGGCGGAACGAGAATGGTCATCTTGTAAATGCACCTTATGTGGACAATTCTTACAAGTGGGCTGGAGGAGGTTTCATGTCTACAGCAGAAGATCTAGTTCAGTTCGGAAATTCTATGCTGTATGCCAAGCAAACGGATCATAACAGGAACACAGCAG GTTGTCTTCCTGGATTTCTTAAGCCTGAAACTGTAACAGAGCTGTGGAAAGTTGCAGCTAACACTGAAGGTCAAGGCCACAGGGATGGTGGCTATGGATTGGGCTGGGTGGTCATTCCAGAAAAACAGGATTTTGGAGCCTGTCATCATCAGTCAGAGACAATTCTTCATGGAG GAGGAGCAGTGGGAGCTAGCAGTATTCTTCTTATAAGACCTACCACTTGTAATGAACAGCTTCCCAAAGGAGTGGTAATAGCAGTACTGGTGAACCTACAAGAAATGAATCTACAGAAGACAGCAATAGCTATAGCAGCCTGCTTTGAAAAAACTCAACTTTAA
- the LOC140952376 gene encoding dapdiamide synthesis protein DdaC-like, whose amino-acid sequence MHRLCLVEIIRSIQNSAFTLHQPWSKLSTYTGSNSHFIRLPTGELALGYKPQIAGRKYIPGSTSGGFPGFLPGPKDGDTFPMAYKVTKPLEFDMKEWSSICRELIDAELTVYGTILIRNLPLQNMDDFRTFIHGLGFKFFEHGVTGYRTPLGSHVYTASDDPPEVTMEPHNECSYSPLVPRKIIMYCIKEPDPYCGGETVLLKNSDLTAMLDPKVTQEMEEKKIRYQAFLPNKDSKAKLQKSWQDRFWVDDPKEVEKILKSNEWNFSWDDKNNLRYWYIHSPVRPHPVTGGKMWFNQVTSYNASYFRDLPLYKNINMPDDHYPFHSYYGDGSIIQPSVLQHIRAAMWSCAMGFSWRTNDVVVIDNLQVLHGRMGWTGERTLVTTLIDE is encoded by the exons ATGCACAGATTATGCCTTGTTGAAATCATCAGGAGTATTCAGAACTCTGCATTTACTTTACATCAACCATGGAGTAAATTGTCGACGTACACTGGAAGTAATTCGCATTTTATTCGCCTTCCTACCGGCGAATTAGCTCTTGGTTACAAACCACAGATTGCCGGGCGAAAGTACATCCCAGGATCCACTTCAGGAGGTTTTCCTGGATTTCTTCCTGGTCCCAAAGACGGGGATACATTTCCAATGGCTTACAAGGTTACCAAACCGCTCGAGTTTGACATGAAAGAGTGGTCAAGCATCTGCCGGGAGCTTATTGATGCAGAACTTACAGTTTACGGAACAATACTTATCAG GAATTTGCCACTTCAGAACATGGATGATTTCAGAACTTTCATTCATGGACTTGGCTTCAAGTTTTTTGAACATGGGGTTACTGGTTATAGGACCCCACTGGGGTCCCATGTCTACACTGCCTCAGATGACCCCCCTGAAGTAACCATGGAACCACATAACGAGTGCTCATATTCACCCCTGGTCCCTAGAAAG aTAATAATGTATTGTATAAAAGAACCTGATCCATACTGTGGAGGTGAAactgttcttttaaaaaacagtGACTTGACTGCCATGTTGGATCCAAAGGTAACGCAAGAGATggaggaaaagaaaattcgttacCAAGCATTTCTTCCAAACAAAGATTCCAAGGCTAAACTACAGAAGAGTTGGCAAGATCGATTCTGGGTGGATGACCCAAAG GAAGTtgaaaaaattctcaaatctaaTGAATGgaatttctcttgggatgacAAGAACAACTTGAGATACTGGTATATCCATTCTCCTGTCAGGCCCCACCCTGTGACTGGGGGGAAAATGTGGTTTAATCAAGTAACCAGTTATAATGCCAGCTACTTCAGAGATCTTCCTCTTTACAAGAATATTAACATGCCAGATGACCATTATCCATTCCACTCCTATTACGGTGATGGGTCAATCATTCAGCCTTCAGTCCTTCAGCACATCCGTGCAGCTATGTGGTCATGTGCTATGGGTTTTAGTTGGAGAACAAATGACGTGGTAGTGATTGACAATTTACAAGTGTTACATGGAAGAATGGGGTGGACTGGTGAGAGAACACTTGTGACCACGCTTATTGATGAGTGA